One window of the Chanos chanos chromosome 11, fChaCha1.1, whole genome shotgun sequence genome contains the following:
- the smox gene encoding spermine oxidase: protein MQSCEISSDGTDDPLSSGIRRHRQPRIVVIGAGLAGLATAKTLLENGFTNVLVLEASDRIGGRVQSIQLGKATLELGATWIHGANGNPVYHLAEDNRLLEHTTDEERSVGRISLYAKNGVAHYLTNNGKRIPKDLVEEFSDLYNEVYELTQEFFQNGKPVGAESQNSVGIFTRDFMRKRIMLDPDDSDTTKQLKLSMLQQYLKVESCESSSASMDEVSLSEFGEWTEIPGAHHVIPTGFIKVVELLARDIPDRVLRLGKPVRRIHWNYSSQDAEEIAGTDDDHNNHNRDDQPGPPPVRVECEDGEWLPADHVVVTASLGVLKKSHETLFSPGLPLDKVLAIQKLGISTTDKIFLEFAEPFWSPECNSIQFVWEDEAHLEQLTYPEELWYRKICSFDVLYPPERYGYMLSGWICGDEALRMERCDDETVAEICTELLRKFTGNQNIPKPRRILRSSWGSNPYIRGSYSFTRVGSSGGDVEKLAMPLPSAKSTKAPPLQVLFAGEATHRKYYSTTHGALLSGEREAIRLIEMYQDLYGAETTKPNM, encoded by the exons ATGCAAAGTTGTGAAATATCGTCAGACGGCACTGATGATCCCCTTAGTAGTGGCATACGAAGGCATCGACAACCTCGAATAGTAGTGATCGGAGCTGGATTAGCCGGACTTGCTACAGCCAAAACCCTATTGGAGAACGGCTTCACAAATGTCCTAGTATTAGAAGCGTCTGACCGCATCGGAGGCAGAGTTCAAAGCATTCAGCTCG GAAAAGCCACTTTGGAACTCGGAGCCACCTGGATCCATGGAGCCAACGGAAACCCAGTGTACCACCTGGCAGAGGACAACAGGCTGCTGGAACACACCACGGAcgaggagaggagtgtgggaCGCATCAGCCTCTACGCCAAGAACGGTGTGGCCCATTACCTGACCAACAATGGCAAGAGGATTCCCAAAGACCTGGTGGAGGAGTTCAGTGACCTGTACAACGAG GTGTATGAGCTGACTCAGGAATTTTTCCAGAATGGGAAACCCGTAGGAGCTGAGAGTCAGAACAGCGTTGGGATCTTCACTCGAGATTTCATGCGCAAGAGGATCATGTTGGATCCTGACGACTCAGATACCACCAAGCAACTCAAACTGTCCATGCTACAACAGTAcctcaag GTTGAGAGCTGTGAGAGTAGCTCTGCCAGCATGGACGAGGTGTCGCTGAGCGAATTCGGCGAGTGGACGGAGATCCCCGGCGCCCACCACGTCATCCCCACCGGCTTCATCAAAGTGGTGGAGCTCTTGGCTCGCGACATCCCCGACCGCGTGCTACGTCTGGGCAAACCGGTGCGCCGCATCCACTGGAACTACAGTTCCCAGGATGCCGAGGAGATCGCCGGCACCGACGACgaccacaacaaccacaaccgGGACGACCAGCCGGGCCCGCCCCCGGTCCGCGTGGAATGTGAGGACGGCGAGTGGCTCCCCGCGGACCACGTGGTGGTGACGGCTTCGCTCGGCGTCCTGAAGAAGAGCCACGAGACGCTGTTTTCGCCCGGGCTGCCGCTCGACAAGGTGCTAGCCATCCAGAAGCTCGGGATCAGCACGACCGACAAGATCTTTCTGGAATTCGCCGAGCCGTTCTGGAGCCCGGAGTGCAACAGCATCCAGTTCGTCTGGGAGGACGAGGCTCACCTGGAGCAGCTGACCTACCCGGAGGAGCTGTGGTACCGGAAGATCTGCAGTTTCGACGTGCTGTACCCGCCCGAGCGTTACGGCTACATGCTGAGCGGCTGGATCTGCGGAGACGAGGCCCTGCGGATGGAACGCTGCGACGACGAAACCGTGGCCGAAATCTGCACTGAGCTCCTCCGCAAgttcacag GGAACCAGAACATTCCGAAACCTCGGCGGATCCTGCGCTCGTCCTGGGGCAGTAACCCGTACATCCGGGGTTCGTACTCCTTCACGCGCGTCGGCTCCAGCGGAGGAGATGTGGAGAAGCTGGCTATGCCGCTGCCTTCTGCCAAGAGCACCAAAGCTCCG CCTCTACAGGTGCTCTTCGCTGGTGAAGCCACTCACAGAAAATACTATTCCACTACCCACGGTGCTTTGCTGTCAGGTGAAAGAGAGGCTATACGCCTGATTGAGATGTACCAGGACCTCTACGGCGCAGAAACCACAAAGcctaacatgtaa
- the LOC115824210 gene encoding G-protein coupled receptor 55-like has product MAATVVGLFFRTTVVKRELSQKEELVDVAGERNVWAALLSLLPPNNVSDNCSFEDVDKLMRSLELVIYAPTFIFGMVLNTMALVVFCILLRKWTESSIYMTNLALMDLLLLMLLPFKMHATNNPWSSNMKSACSFFENMYFVGMYGSIYTIVCIAVHRYIAIRHPFRAQQLRSKKISLGVCLGIWVSVLLAVSPAYSFGEERSDTFHCFHEFSNTAWDTDLIVFLELCGFLLPATVLVVCSCLSIRGLRESERFSKRRHAGVRIIYSSLCAFLVPFTPCHVAILLQCLVRQKIITNCEHKKSIALFVQLALCLANITSFLDALCYYFIAKEVRSLKPTRMSVGLFMGCRRASETNL; this is encoded by the exons ATGGCGGCCACAGTCGTGGGGTTGTTCTTCCGTACCACCGTGGTGAAGAGGGAGTTGAGCCAGAAG GAAGAGCTGGTGGATGTGGCCGGGGAAAGGAACGTCTGGgctgccctcctcagcctgctaccACC CAATAACGTGAGTGACAACTGTTCCTTTGAGGACGTGGATAAACTGATGCGCTCACTGGAGTTGGTAATATATGCTCCTACCTTTATTTTTGGGATGGTGCTGAACACCATGGCTCTGGTGGTTTTTTGTATCCTGTTACGAAAGTGGACAGAGTCATCCATTTACATGACGAACTTGGCTTTGATGGATCTACTCCTTCTTATGTTGTTGCCCTTTAAAATGCATGCTACAAACAACCCCTGGTCTTCCAACATGAAGTCTGCCTGCTCCTTCTTTGAGAACATGTATTTCGTCGGCATGTATGGAAGCATCTACACCATCGTCTGCATAGCTGTACATCGTTATATAGCCATCCGACATCCGTTTCGCGCTCAGCAGCTGCGTTCCAAAAAGatctctctgggtgtgtgtttgggtatatGGGTAAGCGTCCTCTTGGCAGTCTCACCTGCTTACTCATTTGGAGAAGAAAGAAGCGACACGTTTCACTGTTTCCATGAGTTTTCCAACACAGCTTGGGACACAGATCTTATCGTGTTCCTGGAGCTGTGTGGATTTCTCCTTCCAGCCACTGTGCTGGTGGTCTGTTCCTGTCTTAGCATTCGTGGTCTTCGGGAATCAGAGAGGTTCAGTAAAAGAAGACATGCAGGTGTGAGGATTATCTACAGCAGCCTGTGTGCCTTTCTGGTGCCCTTTACACCATGCCATGTGGCCATCCTCTTGCAGTGTCTTGTCCGGCAGAAAATCATCACCAACTGTGAGCACAAAAAAAGCATTGCTTTATTCGTACAGCTTGCTCTGTGTCTGGCTAACATCACCAGCTTCCTTGATGCACTCTGTTACTATTTCATTGCCAAAGAGGTCAGATCCCTCAAACCTACAAGAATGTCTGTCGGCCTTTTCATGGGGTGTCGAAGAGCATCTGAAACGAACCTTTAG